A region of the Melanotaenia boesemani isolate fMelBoe1 chromosome 6, fMelBoe1.pri, whole genome shotgun sequence genome:
CTGCATTTTTCCTACATCTTATGCACTAAAGTTTGTCCTGAGGTGGATTAAAGAGAAAAGGTGTCCAGCATCAAAccaggatgtttttcttcttctgggtcactgtgtttgtgtctgtgagaggAAGCAGTGCTGACACAGGTACCTCATACatgttcttctttttcatgGCAAGATTCAACTAATATTTTCCTACATCTTTGTGACTATATCATCTTtgtgacatatatatatatttaactcTAAATCTGCGTTAACAGGAGCTCCTCTCTGGACATACCCATACTGTTACAATGGATTCTGTGTCACTCTAATGGATGGACCAATAAGAGCAGAAGCTGGACTCTGTGCTGTGATTCCATGTTATTTCACTACTGGTTCTGGTTTCACACTCCAACACATAGTTTGGTATAAATGTGggcaaaataaagaaagatgtgATGAGTCTGACGCGATATtcaacacagacaaaacaaatgaaaatattaagtCTGGGTTCAAAGGACGAGTGTCACTGCTGGAGCCTGATGTGAGCCAGAGgatctgcagcatcatgattaatgACCTCAGCAAGACTGATTCTGGATGGTACCAGCTCAGAGTTAATGGTCTGTTTTATGGAAGGACAGATGGATTTACATTTGTTCCAAAATCGCAGGTGTTGGTGAAAGGTAAGAAATCTACAGCAATGAGAAACAAGGTTTCTGGGCTCTGTAAACAGTAATTATTGGAAATGTTTCTGCAAACAAAAAACGTTTCCAATAAAAATTCCTGTCTTATTGAAATGTCCAGTGTCTCAAATTTCATCCCATATTTAAGTAGTTTTATTGCTTATATAATATCTTCATTCTCTGTTTCCATCAGATCTTAAGCAGAAGCCCACAGTGATGGTTCCTCCACTGACAGAGGGACAGCAGACCACACTGACCTGCACTGCTCCTGGTCTCTGCTCTGGCTCTCATCCTGAAATCACCTGGACGTGGAGAGGAGCAGGAGAGCAGGACGTTTACATACCAGGAAACATCACTGCTGTCCACACTGAGAATCTGACTGCGGTCTCACAGAGACACAGCTCATCTCTGACCTTTAACCTTTCAACTGAACACCACAACACCAATGTTACCTGTAAGATCAGCTTCACAGAGGACACAACTACAGAGGAGACTGTCAATCTGCAAGTGAGCTGTGAGTATTTTACTGTCTAGAGGTTAGTTGTTTTTTAGCTAGTTGtgtaatttatcattttctttcttagaTGAAGATTCTTTTTCTTCATAACATAGTTCAGCTTTACCATCTTTAGACTTTGACTATATTTCAATGGTTACCTTGATAAGCAGTGTATAAGACAATGTGCAAATCTAGATATTTGTTATCCAGGCAGCAgctaaaaaaaaggtttttcagTTAAACTTACAAAAGTATGGAGCAGAAAGCAGTATAGTGATATCCTGTTTCCTTTctaacagaaaataatctatAAAATCCtgtgatttttaataaaatgtttgtatataatttatttatagctCATCAAAGTTTTGGAGTTCTAAAGTTCTAGCACCGATGCTTGtgtatgttttaattaaaaataaaatgagatttgattttattttattgatcacACAACAGGGAAACTTGTGTTACTACACATCAGCTACAGAAAAACAACGTAAGAAAAGCAGATTAAGTAAATAttagaatttaataaaaaacaaacaaaccacagTATCTGGTGTTACAATGTGCAATACGGAGGGAAGTTTATGGCAATATACAAACGGGTAATATCTGTCtacgtgtgtgtatatataaataaaatcgcACTCAGACATGAATtcaataacatttatttgtgcTGGCTACATCATTAACTCTGAGTAGAGTCAAGACTatgatatatagatatattcatatacataaatgtctgttttagtCCCTCAGTTGTTCTCTTTAGTTGTGAAGACTAAAAAAACTAATACTTATACCATGGCTTGCAAAACTAGGCCCTGCTCCTttggtgttcttttcttttccccacAACAAcctgtaatttttttatagagtcattagaaaaaatatatatattagtgtaTATATTTGTGTATATTAGTGTGCCCGCCTTTGGTGGTATTTGCTGGTGTGGtttttattaatgataataataataataataatattattattattattattattattacaaccTGTAATTTTAAGCCACTACTGCTGTTGTGCAGTATGGATGGGATATCTTTTTttcaaactttgaaaaacatagAGTAACTTCAGATCTATAATCTCCATCCTGTAAACTTGTGCTCCACAGATAAAAGGAAAGTTCAGATCTCTGGCAGAACAACTGTAAAGAGAGGAAATGCTCTGAATCTCACCTGCAGCATTGAAAGTTTCCCTCCATCACTCATCATGTGGACTAAACAGAGTTCCAGCACAAACCTGCAAAGTGGAATCAGCCTCCTCAATGACACTGGATCAGCCActcttttcatttcaaatgtGACAGCAGAGGATTCTGGACAGTACGTCTGCACTGCAAAACATCTGAACACGACCGTAACGGAGCAAACTGATGTAACAGTAACTTGTAAGTACATggtttaaatatgaaattaaagaaTTTCTCCACATTTACATCCTACATGTGTGATTTTTATGTGTTCTTCCATTTTGGTGGTTTTCCCtagactttttatttcttttttttttttttttttttaattttaataaccTAATCTTCTGTTGTGTCATTACAACCTATACTTTGGCAAGTCACTAAGTAAGGAGAAGTGTCgaagtatataaaaaaaaaaaaaaaaaaaaaaaattagagaaAAGAAAGCTCAGATCTATAATCTCATCCTCTAAACTTGTGCTCCACAGATAAAAGGAAAGTTCAGATCTCTGACAGAAGAACTGTAAAGAAAGGAGATGCTTTGAATCTCACCTGCAGTGTTGAAAGTTTCCCTCCATCACTCATCATGTGGACTAAACAGAGTTCCAGCACAAACATACAAAGTGGAATCAGCCTCCTCAATGACACTGGATCAGCCActcttttcatttcaaatgtGACAGCAGAGGATTCTGGACAGTACGTCTGCACTGCAAAACATCTGAACACGACCGTAACGGAGCAAACTGATGTAACAGTAACTTGTAAGTACActgtttaaatatgaaattaaagaatttctccacatttacatcctacctcatgtattttgtgatttttatgtgtttgcagGGTTTTCAAAGATCCTGGATGGTTCTGGATGTGTGCATCAGTCGGTGGTCCTGACCTGTGTGTGCATCAGTGAAGGGTTTCCTTTACCCTTCATCAAATGGCCGCTGCTGCAGAATCACAGAGAGTATTCTGTTATTACCATGGCGTCAGGCTACACTGTCAACAGCACTGTGACCCTAACAGTTAAGCACCATGACAACATGACTATTGAATGTGTCAGCAGCAATAGCGATGGGGAAGCTAAACGAAACTTCAACATCCAGCAAAACATACCAGAAAAAGAAGGTAAATGTTCTCCACTAAAATACTTCTGCTGCCTTTTGATTGCTACTAAACTACagcagaaatatatttatttcaaacaaaatcaTAGTTGCACTTTTGACATTTTGTCTTTTGGTTCCCATAATAACAGATGAATTCAGAAATATTCTAGAAAAAGCACCCTGGCTGGAAATCGTCATTGCCTTTCTGATTGGGGTTGTCCTTACAGCCTCCACTTGCTGTTTGACCATGAAATGcctcaggtaaaaaaaaacagtatgcaTACagcacacttttatttatttattttttattaaataatttttttgtatgGAATAATCtctctgcagaaaacaacagaagagcTCTGGAAATTTAAATGAGACTATGGAGATGGTGACTAGTCAAGATGATTTATTGGTaagatttttattcagttaGTATTTTATCAGTAAGTAAATATAATAtagtataatttttttaaataagttcaGGCAATTTATTAGTGTCATAGTCATAGTCAGTAGCCATGTTTTCATTCCCctattaattaattatgattGTGTTAGTAAATATCTTCCATCTTAATCCATGTCACATATTAGTGCCACATACTAATGTGCTTATACACACATTTCAGGTCTGATGGGTTAAAAAGCTTCAGATATTTCATGGAGCTTCCAGTTAAATAACCTCAATGTGCCTTATTTACCACTGAGGCCTCTTTCCTGTTAATGAACTTGCTCATTGGTCCTGTTTACAAAGTTTTTACAAAAATGAtgacatttagaaaatgtttgtaACCTGgccaaaagaaataattttacaCTCAGGAGTCCAGTAACAAATTTTTAAATGCTCACATTTTTGAACAAAATTaacatttgtgttattttctgatGTTCAGTTTGTCAGATTTGTCGTGCTAACTTTTGGTGactcacaaaacattttttcatccaAAATGAAGTTCAAGATACCGCAAATAGTGCAATAACATTATAATTTCCttcagagcaaaaataaaagtagtttttagtttatttaattcattgaAGAACAAGTCAACAAGGGATTTCATTCCATTCCTGATCTTCCTAAAACCATCAATAGACTGCACACGTATGTCTTTAAGCACGCTTTAAAGCCAGTTCCATTCCTTCTACTGCATGAATAACACTCCATTAATGTCCTCTGCAACTTCCTGAATGTGTTTCTCCCTCTTCCCAGGAGGAGCACACAACTCTTTCATATAGCAGAGTTGTTCTGTGGGAATGCTTCTCTAACAAGAAGCACCTTTAGATGCATGCCTCATTGCTACATATCTTTGATTAATGTACATTTTCTACATTAGtgtattcatttgtgttttcgCTTTGTATTATAGACTAATGATTAGTTTTATGAGGAGGTTGAATTATGTCCTGGCTCTCAGTAAATAACATTACTGACCAACCTTCAGACTCACCAATATCAGATTCCTTATATAAGATATTTCACTTCCCCTTTTAGTCACTAAACTATAAGACTGTGTGTCCTGACATGCTCAAGGGACCAAACTGCAGGATCTCTGTTCATGTTCAGAAGCAATCAGTTGCTCATTTGTAGATAAAGCAGGTTTATTATTATATGAATCCCACCATATGAATATTTACAACCAAGTgtatcactttaaaaatgagtGTACAACAGAGCACAGCACTCCCAAAAACATTTTAGTACTACTATATGCAGCAGATACAATCAGAAACATCTCATATTAAAACAGAATGTTCTTTTAATAACCACAAAAAAGAGCAGATTAAGTGATTGTTGCTTAAAAGAGTAGAAAATTTCAAGGTGGACTTTGACTGAGATTAAAACTATAATTAAATTCAAGAGCAACAGAATATAGATAAAACCTGAATTGACctaatacaaacacaaatacattaaatacccACCAGCGCCCAGTGAACATACCACAGGGTTAATTTTTTAAAGGTAAACTCAATGTGCTTGTTGTAATTGCTgtcatattttctcatttttttatcTAACAGATATATGATGGACAGGGAAAAGATGAGATTCACATCCAAGAAGTACCTGAGTATGGAGCTGTGGTAGCAGAGAAAGCTACTCCTGGACCAAGATCTGGGCCACGAGAAGTGGTGTATGCTAGCATTGACTTCTCCTTGTTGAAAACAAAGAATCCCAGGGAGGCAAGAAAGGAGCAAgacaacacagagacacattaTGCTGAAATTAAGacagaaagaagacagaaaaacgAAGAAAATGGTGGAGAAGAAGGGGAAATTTTTGAGGACAAAGAGGAGGAAGTGATGGGAGAAGAAGGTGAGGACGCACAACATCAAGTtacagaagaggagaaagaagcaGAGGAGGTGGTTTACTCCAATGTAAAGGATTTAATGGATGAGATTTGAGGACTCTCTGCATTGTTCAGGTAGCTGAGGTCAGCTCTTCTTCTCTCATCAGATGTGATGGATGGATTGTATCGCTTTAGTGACTGAACTCCTAACAGGTTTTACCACCTGGCTGCCATGttcaagcaaaaataaattcaacatGTTGCAAACTGGACTGAAAGATGGACAGTATATGATTGTTAACTCCtaaattattttcatctgttcttttcattaatttctttCATGACTGTTGGTGTGTAAAAGGTGGAACCAGATGGACTCCCAATGCTGTGATATTCAGAGAcagaaaatgcagtttttagaACATATTTTTGCACCTCATCAAAATCTTGATGTCTTTGTTTGTTTCCACTTTGtcaaaatgtgctttttaaagtACGAGATGATTGTCTGATTTtgggagaaaaataaatcaagttaAAATGCCAGGAATGATAAAAGCAGCTTGTTTACAATTGTAGTTACTAATAATGCTTTGTATAATTGTCAGCTACAACACAGTTGTCTAATtgcaaaaaagaagcagaaaaatataTCTCCCTCCTTGGTGGAGGAAGTGTGATGGTATGGGCTAGAAAAACAAGGCTTAGATACAGTTTTAATGCAGAGAGATACAGTATCAGGATGAGACTCTGGAGTCAATCTCCACAGATTGGGACTGATCTCGATCCTCCTACCTGACAATGCTCTCCGCCCACAGAGCAGAGTTTATTAAATACTACACCTGTGTCATCAGTTCGGGCGTGctgagtgaccaacacaaccatgtTGGCTGACTTGCGACAAATACTGGTTGAAGACTGGGATGCCATCCTATTGCAGTGTACGACCGAGCTGGTGGCCACCATGAGGAGGAGGTTCcaagctgttgtgtttgttgtgtttttccacttcctGCTGAGACCCCTGATTGTTAAActaataaattgttaaattacCAATGTGTCTTGTTTATTCAGACTTAAACAATCTAATAACAGCATACTAACAGAATAAGCCGTGTGGTTTATCATGGACCCCACCCACacactcaactctgctgctcatctcacaaattcattttcatgacaaatgtgaaactttgaaaagaaataaatatgcttTCCTATGGTGTATGAAGTTATTGAGTTattgattatctttcagctttATAAAACTAGCTGCTTACTTAAAGGGACATGTttcattttgtaaaaatgtaaatatacataTTGTACTCACCCAGAGTTTTAGTATTTAGACAGAATTACTAACTGTGACTAAATATATTCTCACATCTATTCAAGTTATGCAAACGTCATTGAACTGAAcagaaccaagaaaaaaaatctgtatcaAGTGGCTATAAAGTATTGCACGGTGTTTTCCaacaaacacaccatgaaaTCAGTCCCCTTAAGAGGCTTGTAGTCTGTCCACACGTGTTCTAGCTGTCAGCCTGTTAAAGTTTAGGACATGAAAAATGTTACTAAAGCAGCTTTAAGACTTGTGGTACAGTTAATAAATGAACCAATTAATCATTCGACTGAACATTTAAGAGAaatcattttgattaaaaattgtTTTAGGAAATGTAAGTAAtgatttaacatttgtttttgacATGTTGAATCTGAAGAAGCACACGATGGTTCAAACTCTACTGAAACCGACAATCATGTAAATCATAGAAAAAACTCAAATGAACAGAAGTGACTCACATGAGGCTGCATGTGGTTGAAAAAAGGGAAATGCAGAAAACGTTTCATatttaaatctgtatttaaagtacTTCAGCTGTTTGAGTGTCTTCTTGTCAACATGAAAATCTACAGGTTTATTTCATGCAGACATTAAGCAGTAACAGCACAGTGGTGACAATAAATACAGTAACATTGTATGTTTGATGAATTGTTCAAGACATCCACAAACAagctataaaaaataataaataaaacacatctaCATGAAAACTGTAGAATTTCACATCAGCATATTAACGTCACATTTTTCATAATTAATGAAagttttatatgatttatagaaatgtttgattttttatattattagataaatcattaTACATTAGATGTGTTATATAATACACAAACTGTAGAGTAAAAATTACCACAGTCTGTCTCAGAcgagtaattttttttcttttttctttttctggtggGCCGACAAACTTCCTGAAATCTTGCTTTTACATGAAGAGAGAAGAATTAGCAAAgtgaggagaggaagagaaactTCACAGAAGAAAGTCTGTGAAGGAAACAAAGAGAACGAGAGCAACATAAAAGAggtaaaaaactttaaattcagTTCTAATCGTCAACAAAAAGTTTTTGTCTTATTGGGGTAATTTACCATATATCACCGCCAAATGAGTGTTTATGACACGGAGGAGTGAGTTGAAAGGTGAAGGATTTTTACTTGTTAGAAatagttttttatatttattgggTTACTAAAGACGTTGAGTTATGTTATGATCATTTAAGTA
Encoded here:
- the LOC121641598 gene encoding sialic acid-binding Ig-like lectin 5 isoform X4 → MFFFFWVTVFVSVRGSSADTGAPLWTYPYCYNGFCVTLMDGPIRAEAGLCAVIPCYFTTGSGFTLQHIVWYKCGQNKERCDESDAIFNTDKTNENIKSGFKGRVSLLEPDVSQRICSIMINDLSKTDSGWYQLRVNGLFYGRTDGFTFVPKSQVLVKDLKQKPTVMVPPLTEGQQTTLTCTAPGLCSGSHPEITWTWRGAGEQDVYIPGNITAVHTENLTAVSQRHSSSLTFNLSTEHHNTNVTCKISFTEDTTTEETVNLQVSYKRKVQISGRTTVKRGNALNLTCSIESFPPSLIMWTKQSSSTNLQSGISLLNDTGSATLFISNVTAEDSGQYVCTAKHLNTTVTEQTDVTVTYKRKVQISDRRTVKKGDALNLTCSVESFPPSLIMWTKQSSSTNIQSGISLLNDTGSATLFISNVTAEDSGQYVCTAKHLNTTVTEQTDVTVTWFSKILDGSGCVHQSVVLTCVCISEGFPLPFIKWPLLQNHREYSVITMASGYTVNSTVTLTVKHHDNMTIECVSSNSDGEAKRNFNIQQNIPEKEDEFRNILEKAPWLEIVIAFLIGVVLTASTCCLTMKCLRKQQKSSGNLNETMEMVTSQDDLLIYDGQGKDEIHIQEVPEYGAVVAEKATPGPRSGPREVVYASIDFSLLKTKNPREARKEQDNTETHYAEIKTERRQKNEENGGEEGEIFEDKEEEVMGEEGEDAQHQVTEEEKEAEEVVYSNVKDLMDEI